GGTAAAATTGAAATTTCAGATCAGGAGCTCACCAAAATAGCAAAACGATTCAAGTATGAATCTACCCAGGGCATGTTCTATGATTTGGGTTTGGGTTCGATGGATGTAAACACTGTTTTTAGACAAGTAAAAAAGTTTAAGAGCACTGGAAGGATAGAGGGAGATGCATCTGAGGCAACTCAAAAGTCTGAGGAAGAAATCCAGGAAACCTATTACTCAACAGCGCGTGGTTTAGGAGGTGCACAATCACTTATTCTTAATGGGGAGTTAAGTAATGTGAAATTTACTTATGCCAATTGTTGTAACCCAATTCCAGGAGATGATGTAATTGGTTTCATAAGTAGAAATGGTGATGTGAAGATACATCGTACTATGTGTAATAACGCCCAACATCTTTTAAAGACTGAGGGTGAGCGAATTGTAGATGTGCAATGGGCAAGAAATATTGAGAACAAATTCCTTGTAGCCATAAGAGTGATTGGAGAAGATAGGGTGGGTCTTATAAACGATTTAACTGATATCTTATCCAAGTCATTATCTACTAATATGAAAAGCATTAATGTTTCAAGTGATGAAGGTATGTTCGAAGGAATTTTGACATTATATGTAGATGGTATATCTCACCTAGATAAGATTATGAAAAGGTTGGGAAAAGTAGATGGGGTTAAGAATGTGCTAAGATATGAGTAAGGGCTTGGGGAAAATTTTGAGTAGACTTTAGCTCAAACTATATGTAAAATCACTTGCTATTCACTTTAGGTTAAAGCGAAGGACAAAAAATAGACATAGCATTCCAATAGGAAGGACAAAAAACATAGCACAAAAAAGTGCACAAACATACGAGGAATAATAGTTATGATGACTTACACTAAGCGTGATATTGTTCGTCGGGTAGCGGAAGCTAAAGGCGAACCAATGATCAAAGTAGAACCTTGGATTGATGCTGTAATCGTTGCAATGCGCGAGATTATGATGTCAGCAAATACCGAGTGCCGTATCGAAATACGCGATTTTGGTGTATTTGAGGTAAAGGAGACTAAAGCAAAGCCAAAGGCTAGGAACCCGAAGACTAACGAGGTGATTTATGTGCCAGCACACCGTAAGACTCACTTCAAACCAAGTAAACTTTTAAAAACCTTTTTACGTCAGCCTTTAGAAGACGTAAAGTAACAGCCACAAACTTTGCAGGAGTATTCACGTCTGGTCGGTATTGAT
This genomic window from Balneola sp. contains:
- a CDS encoding integration host factor subunit beta, whose translation is MMTYTKRDIVRRVAEAKGEPMIKVEPWIDAVIVAMREIMMSANTECRIEIRDFGVFEVKETKAKPKARNPKTNEVIYVPAHRKTHFKPSKLLKTFLRQPLEDVK